The Solanum pennellii chromosome 11, SPENNV200 sequence TGGAGGTTGAAGCGACATAAAAGTAGTGTTAACACACTACTAGTCTCAAAATTTTCCACCATATAAAAGTAGTGTTAACACAGTACTAGTCTCAAAATTTTCCACCATATAAAAGTAGTGTTAACACAGTACTAGTCTCAAAATTTTCCACCATATAAAAGTAGTGTAAAGATAGTACTAGTCTCAAAATTTTTGCAGCAAAAACAAAGCTCAATtgtcaaagaaacaaaaaagttaCATTTTATAAGGcatatattttgaattcattgTTGTCATCAGAGAGGGCTGAATCAGAGTATTCCATAGAGTTCCTTCTCATGCTCTTCTTGTTGGATGACTCGATGCGATGCTTAATGACCCAATATAACATTACTCCGATTGTTGAAGCCATTATAGTTGCCCCGAGTACTGTTACAATAACTGCCATCACCCAATAACGCGTGCCAACGACTACAAAAGATAGAGCCAAGTATGCAACTGATACAAACACACATGCTACCCACATTAGCTTGTTTATGATTGTCATCAACTTCTTCTTTGCTTTGCTCTCTATAGCCACCACTGTTGTCTGCACCACCACAACTGCTAGTGAAATGAATAACGCGATTGAGTCAAAGACAAAGAACACCAGGAATCCAGGGTGGTTTGATATGTTTGCTTCTCCAATTATATGGCCCTCTGGGAGGTTGGTCGGATCCATATAGTATTGCCCTGGCACTTGAAATATTCCTGCAAACGCAACTGTGGCAATGAGTACAGCTACAACTGTGGTTGAGTTGATCGCGTTGTTAAGCCCTTCTCTGTGCATCTTGTGCAACCGCTTAGCAATGCCTTGAATGCGTCTTCTAGTTTGTTTTGTGTGCTTTAACTGATCGTGAACCTCGTGCTTAATGTCACTAACGGTTTGCTTCAACTCTCTAGCTGGATTCGTTGCCTGTGGCTTTAGCACTCGGGCACTCTGAACCCCATATTCCTGCAGGATGGCTACTGTGTCAGCCTGTGACATTTTCTCAGCAGTGTCTAGAGCTGTTTCATGTGACCTATTGATAACTTCCGTGTCTGTTTCGTTCTGTGAGAGCAGCAATTTAACAACCTGCATAAGCTTAAAACAAGTCAGTTCTCCTCTGTGATCAACAATTACTCTTAATTTATACTATCAACAATTTGGATCATATATGAAGTAAGTTGTTCAAGTGCAAGGAATACATCCATGACATGTTAATAACACATGTAGACACGAAAAGAGTGTAAATTTTCGTCTCTAAGTGAAACACACGAAAAGATCAGCAATATTGTACAGCTTTCGTTTTCTGTCCCGGGCACAGAGAGCAGACCTAGGATTCAGTGTCTCATATTTACATGTGTGATAAATGACATTTCCACAAACTTCGCGCAGACGTTTTCTCATATTATTCTGTAAGTACTGTTTCCCATCTAACATCAGCTACAGAAAGAAGTTTTAGATGAAACATACCTCAGCCCTTCCTTTACGAGACGCTATATGCAAAGGTGTGTTTCCCTTATTGTCGACCATGTTAAGTAATGAAGGATCAGCGTTAGTGAGCTCCTCTACAACCTCAAGATTTTGTCCTTTGACAGCCATGTGAAGTGCGGTCTGTCCCTTGTTATCCATCCGCGTTGCGATCCCTGGCTCCTTACTCAAAAGAGCCTTCAAAACCTGCAAATGTCCATTTCTTGCTGAAGAATGTAATGCTGTTTTCCCATTACTTTTAGCTATAGTGGCCAAACTGCTTTGTTCCTCCAAGAGATAATTCACCATCTCTAAGTGCCCTTGGTTCGCTGCAGTATGCAAAGCTGTTGTATTTACTACATCAACAGTCATCGCAAGCTCGGGATGTGCTTCCATCAATACCTTCACCACATCTGCAACATTACCAAAAATGAACAAGCTAGTTcatcaaaaaattcataaactagACATCAGAATTGGTAAAGTTGCCTCCAAGTGACCAGAATGTCACAGGTTCGAGTTgtggaattttttttgtagaaatGCAGGTTAAGGCTGGACACAATAGACCATCGTATTCCGGCCCTTCCATAAATCAACCCCGCACATAGCTGAAGCTTAGTGCACCAGATTACCTTTTTTAGACATCAGAAAATGGAAAAGGCTATAATGATGCTATCTAGATAGCTTAGTTCAACTAAACTCAGTATAATTGACAtggaaaatttcaatttttgaaacCCAAAACTTCAAAAGTAGAATAAATTTAGTGCTAAGAACATTAAAGATTTAATCCTAGATACGCGTCTGATGGAACATCGACAGCTTACCTAAATCTCCTTGTTTGGCAGCAATGTGCAGTGCATCAAAGCCGTTCCTGGCTTTGATTCCAGCTGCAACGAGATCATAGTACATGATCATCTCCCTAACCACCTCATAGTAACCATATTCAGCTGCAACATACAAAGGTGTCTCTCCAGCTGAATTCTGCTTTATCAATAACTCTGCCAATTCTTCCTCATCCGTTTCCTCGATAGTATTTTTGATTGCAACAAGATTTCCAGCTCTAGCTGCCGAATGCAAGGCACTATCATCGCGTTTCCCTGTTAATTGTTTCGTCATCTTTTTCCGGGGTGTAGTTGGCTGAGCTGCTGGTGTCTCCATCTTATTAAAAGTTCCCAATATGCTATGTATTCTTGTTCCCTCACAACACTTAAATCAACAAATCATGTTTTTCAACTCTAGTAAACTTTCAAGAAACAAACTTTATTGGATAATCACACATTCCTGGATTCATCAAAAGCAAAAATTCACTAACATTATCAATAGCCTGAAACAACAAAAtcttttaaacatatttttttccaCATGAAGATAAGACTTTCACTTTCAATCTTTAATTCATGAATTCCATTACACTAGCTAGCCAgcaatcaacaaaaaataaagcttttaaattatatttttcctaGGCCAGAATACCTGTCACCTCCCACCAACAACAAGTACCAGATATCCTATGTCTTGTTTTCATTCCTTAAGTATATAACACCATCAAAGATTGCAAAACTAAGACaaagaaaaaagggaatttTTTTCACCTGGGCATGAAAAAGTCTTCCACCTTTTTGCAATTTTCTTGATATAATTTCAAGAACCCCTCCAAAAGAAAGCTTTTTTATGATGAAAATTAACAACCTTTGTATATTGGTTTTTAGAAATGGAAGATAAGCTTCTTAAAAAGGACATGCATTaaacaactttaaaaaaattagaaccaCCACCCTGAGTTCTtgaacaaaaagagaaaaaaaaaaagaaccaaaagaatggaacttttttttttttgaagttggtGGTGATGATTTGAATATTGAATTTCACATTAAGAATATTAATggtctatttttattataatattatttgtttttaaataatttgagatgaaactgaagaaaaaaatttgctTCCTTTGGTTGGTCAATAGTTTCACTAACCATATTACCAGAAGGTCTAGACACCACACACATATATCTGTGCTGTAATTTTTTAGACACATCACTCCAAATATAGAAAGACAGACatcatgaaatatttgaaaaaaggCATAATATTTTcagttttcaaaaatgaaaaataatccGAATGGTGTTTGGTttgaatgtttatttttttcccttGGGAAGTTAACCCAAGAGGATTGGAATCTCGACTCACAACCTTAGGATTGAAGATAAGGATGTTTAACATAGTTTTTTCAATCCATTGTGGTGATAAaaactttgatttctttttccgtattattttaaaaagctCATATAGAAATCAGATATTGATTTAGAAATATAATTGACGTAATTTGCCTGGTGACAACTTGACTCTACTGCTTTtacaaaattgattattttggaATAAACCTTTAAAGCTAGGAATTTAATTCTAACATAACACACACAATATgtttaagataataaaattaaaaggcaTGACGATGTTCTTGATAATTCTTTGGTCCAGACGTTAGAAGTCGGTACATAAGCCTTGACAGAACAAGTAAAAGAGAAACGGGCAGCCAATATTCGaataaatcaattcataaaacaaaaataatgcagCTCAATACATAGTAAAGAAGCAAAGACATATGTGTTTGCTTGTCATTCGACATGACAAAATTACATAATCTGTGTATGTTAGCTCACTTAGATTTCCATGGGAACTTTTCTTTTGATCAATGAAATAACAAATCAAGGAACGTGAGACAAACGTTGTATAAATAAGGCATACAAGAGATTAAGAGGCTACATTCCTCTTTCAGCAAATGATGTGATTACCTATCACTTGCCTTCATGTGATTGAACTTCAACGACTGTGAGACAAACATGAATAAATCAGGCAGACGAGATTAAGAGGCTACAAAGTTCTCATTCAGCAAAGGATGTGATAAGCTATCACTTGTGCCTTGTACCATTAATTTGTAGAGTGCATAGCCTCCTCTGTGGCAGCCAGGCATTTTAGAAGCCATGTTCTCTAGATCACTCTGacaaaaaagaaagagtaggAAATTAAGTCATGGATAAGTAATATGAGCTGGTGATGTCcgtaaatcataaacaaaacaATAGTAAAGTAGTCCAGCACATGAACAACAGTCTTAAAATGCTCAAACTGAAACTTCGCATGACAAATACAATGCAAGCTTTAGCTGCTAAATGGCCCCAGATAGAACAGAAAGGAAATTCCTCTAAGGTTCATATTATGCAATTTCATGCTCAGAAGGGTAGAGGATTGTTTTGGTTAGAAGGATCTCATCCATTTTAAGGGTTTGAGTGATGCTTTGAATAAGAAGACGCCAGGATCAAGCATTGTGGAGCTGTAAGGTAGAACCAAAGGATAGATTTGCAATTATCACTTTCTATTACTCTTACTGTCTTACAACAGCTAGTGTTTTTATAATAGTTATGTCATGCAACTCAAACATTCACAACACTAACTCAGAAATAAGCTCCATgttacaaataatttatttctattctaaagaaactaaaaatagcAAATCACAACAAAATTGGGATGAATCaaacattttatgaatattctaTGAGCGACAGGAGTTCTATATGATTGCAAAGATGACACTGATGCTACAAGTTTCCAGAAGGAATCTGAAAGACTCCAAATTTAACCACAAGCTCCAATTGGCTCCCACTTTAACTATATAGCTCCAGCCTTTCCGGAACACTCACATGCTGAGATGCtccttcccccccccccctcccccgcATGAGATTTCCGCTAGGTTAAGCTCCACGGAGCTCAACAAAAGTGGTTCCATACATAAGTTCAggaaaaattaagagataagACTAGTTACGGGAATTAATTTAACAATTTGTAAAACTAACCATTGAAACAGCATAAAGCTGAGTTGACTCGAAGCCATCCTGTGCACTAGAATACAGTTGTTGAATTTCATCTGAACGAAGATCgcatttgatgaagaaaaaagCAGTTGGTCTAACATTCAATATTCTTCTGGATATACCAATAAAGATGGGGCTGGACTGAGTATAACATCAAAGATAAAGAATAAAGAACAAGAGTTAGATGGCTTCTACAAAATATGATTCAATCTTATCAATAGGAACGGCAATCCGAGTGTGCACGTAAAAACAACCCCCCTCAAGAATTGCAGAGAGccatattcataaataatttacCAGTCTCCAACTGATCATATTATGAATACAACTTTATTTTGCAGCTGACAATCCATGTATCCTACATATTACGTATACTACATTTGTAAAAGATAACCTTTAGATGACAATATTAACCCCCAAAACACACAAAAAGAAATACATGTTGTAATGCTCAAACGATTTCCTCCTTAGCTAATTAAGTTTGTCATATATCAAAGTTCCCTAAATAATTCCCGTCACGGATGAAAAGACCATATTTGTAATGTGACAGTTAATTGAGTGATGAAAGTTTTGAGGTATATCTTACTGACAAATCAAGTAAGAAATCATAACTACGTGTTACTCGAAATACATGATCATATAAAGATTTGTATGTGACAAATTGACAACACCACCAATATTATAATTCTCAAAATCCGACGTGATTGtgctatttttgtataattaccCAGAATGATATACAGGCTGAGGCCTGATAAGACACTACAAAATAGACACATTTCACTAGTCTGCCACCCAAAATTTCTGAGTATTAGGAATTACATGCTTATACGGATAGAGGAGTGAGAAGTGGAAAGTTTAAAAAAGAGTTGATAATAAACTTAATCATCATCCTCACAAATTGCAGACCAAGAAAAAGTCAAATACACCCCCACCCCCCCAacccaagaaaaataaaagaagaaaaggaatcaaataataatagagaagagagaaaataagagaaaagaaaaggttgGAAGTATCACTATTAACAAAGGAAGCAGCCTTTCTCCCAATTAGTGTTTTTACTTCCTATAACAAATTGGAAAGGTCATACatgaaaggaagaaagaaagatggCGATTAGAGTAACGAAAATCACCACTTACGAGGGAATCTGCAGGAGTTCCAATTTCTTCAACAACTTCACGGACAATGCTGTCAAACATTTCCTGAGAAACTTTGCTGTTAATCATGTGACATTGATTTAGCTCTTGGAAGCCTTCATGGGAGATTATTCCGACTTCTTGGGGCTGTTAAAAGCATAAAATATAATCATGCCATGCATTGCTTATTACCTGGACATATTTGGGTCATTGTAATCAAAGAATCCACAGCTTAATCTTGGTACAAAACAAGAGTGATTTGCATGAAAGCAGGCGATATTCTAATTAAATAACCCTATAACACAATAGTTTGCTGATTTCTTAAAAGCAGGTGAAGTTAAGGAAATACAGATGACAAGTTACCCAACTTAAAATTACGTTTCAATTAAAATGTCTATCCAGAAGTTATTTTCAACATGAAATTGTTAAGTGTAGCTTGTTGGGTTGCAACCATTTTTGCCCCTCCCATTTTGAACTGCGAAAGCTTATATTTATCAGAAATTCATTACCAATCAAAGTTGTCCTTACTACATGAAGTGAGATACCTCTGGATGGCCTCCAGGAAAAACAAAATATCCAGGGAATTCTCCAACTTTATTACTTCTCTGAAGCACAAGTATTCTTCTGTCAGAAGTCTCCACAACTGCACCATTACCAAGAGGACTTGATGTGTGCTGACACTGTATACAATCATCTGCAGGAAACCAATTAAATCTCTTACTACAAATGAAAAATAGGTTTTCGACCTGGAATATCACTTAGAATAATATTCATCCCCTTTTGAGTACTCGAACTGCCGGTTCTCTGAAATGTCACGCCATGTTGCATCACAAAAGAAATTGCATCCTTTTTAGAATTCTTAAGgcatcaaaattcaaattagcTGCAGATTGTATTTTGGAATgtttaaaagagaaaagaagaggaaaccaaaagaaataagaaaaaggtTGTGGTTATATTGCAGTTCATATATGATGCATGCACACCACTCCGTGCTAAGGGATTCAAGAGCTTTGCATCAAGTCGCTACTTCAGAGACTTGGAAGGAACATGGAATGAAGGCCTGAAGCTCAAAACCCTGATGAAATGGAAGTACAGAACTCCACTTGGAGGTATACTTGGAGCAGGGAGAAGGACTCGCTTGCAATATGAGATTCTAAGCTTGATGTGACTGCACCTCAAGTTGCATTCAGCCTAAAACTTTAAGGCTCGCTTTTGGAGTTGTGTAGAAGGACGCGACGCAAGAGAGAGATGCGACGCAAGAGCTACGTCGCATACTACACTGGCAGCCCGTTTGGGCTGTTTCTGtaaatatttaagtttcatTTTGGGCATTTATGTAATAGCTAGCCTGGACTACAAATAGAGGAGAATAGCTCATTTAGACTtggattattttgagattatatAAATTGGAAGAGCGGAACTCTTGTGGGAGTGGGGCTATGGCCTATGTTGCTAAACAATGTTTGGGATTGCTTGCTTGAAGATTTCATTGCCTCTTGAGGGTTATCTCAGGTAGATTGCTTGCTCGAAGAATTAATCGCCTCTTGAGGGTTATCTTATAGATTTGGTGCTTGTTTTTGGATTCTTAATTGTAGGTTTTGGCTTTCATATAACCATTGTTGTCGATTAGTTCCTTACTTGTGTCTATCTTCTATCCTTTATTTCTTGTTATTAGAGTTTAGGGTCTCTTTCTATTTCCGCATTATCGATATAATGTCAATATAGCAGTTATGTTGGACATATAAAAGGTATAAGTACAATCATTTCCAACAGTAAGAAGGAAGGCAGACAACCAATTGTATATCATTGGAAGCTTACCATCAGATGGAACAAGAAATCTTTCCCACATAGGACTTAAATTTGTTCCCACGAATGTCCTgatgagaattttttttcaaatgttaGAAGATCATTTTATCCTCTATTTTTCGCTCTTCCTCTATACAAGTAAATGCATGGATACAAGTAAAGTGTAGACGGCACATGGCAGACATTTACAAGTTCTCGTTTTTCAGACCCCAAGATTTTAACaacacaaataaaaacataaacagTGGTATGGAAGATGCCTCATATAGCTATTGATGAGCAAATATACAATTGAAATCAGGGAAGATGACAAATTAAAGGGGGATTGATATGTATGAAAACAATTTGGCAGAACTTCAGAAAGTAAACCTAGATTTTCAAGACATGGAGCATACAACACCAGAGATCTAATTCTCCATTTTACAGTAGATGGTATCCCTTGCAAAAAGTAGTGCCTAAACAGCATAAAGAAGAATCAGTAAAATAGAAAATCTTGAAGTTTCCACAACTACGCTGAAAGTTAAGCAGATACCTTCTGGTAAGAAAAGAGTTTTAATTTGGGATTCCGGAGTGTTAATATGCTGTCACCACTATCAGTATCTTCATTCTGCAATACGTATTTTTTTAAACACCGGTGATTTCGGCAATACTAACTGCAGATGTCAACCAGAAATGTGGAGAAACTAAAAAAATGGGCTGGGGAGGATTCAATGTGCTGCCTGGTGTAATTAATGTTGATTCCCAACTACAAGAAATATGGTATTCTAAAGAACAAATCACATTAAATGATTCATGGTTCGGACGTTCTGGAGATAAGATTGGGACAACAAATTAGCTTGTCCGAATTGCACTGGGCAGAGTAAATCATTATAGTTTTCCATCACATGCACATCAAATGGAAAATCACATACTTAAATGAAAAGACAATGGAAGGAAggaaagaagaaggagaaataTAGAGAAGAACCTATAATCTGTCAGACCAAGATGAAGGGAAACGTGAGGTTGTTGCTTGGGATCATTCTCTACATTGAAGTTGTATCCACCATACTGTAAAATCAGCATATAGAAGAAAAACTTAAGAGGAATAAATCAGGATATGCAGCTTATTGGGTGAATCTGATAAACGAGAAATGACCAGGTATACTCTCTTATAAGCAAGTAGCCACTGTGGTCATAAAAGTGAGTGACAAACACTAACTGTCCAAAATCTAGATTGAACAGCTATTAGTCAAACACTCTGTTATTCAGAATTAAAAGTAGAACATATGCAATGGCAAAAGCATGCAGCATACCCTGAACTTTGTTCCATTGTAAAGTGATGAACTTTGTTCAACTCTTGCATCCCATATCTAACAAACCTTACACCATTCAAAAGATTCAGAACAAATTTGGTATTTGTAGAAGTgataattataacttttgatcGTACAGACTATTGACGAGAAAACTAGATTTTGATATTTGGCCTTTCAATCAGGAATGATTCCAACAATCAGCAAAAGTTAGTATCATTGGTGAAATATGCTTTCTGTTTCTTGTTGCATGAAACCATAActatttggaagtcaaacatttTATCTTGACTGTGAACTTTTTCAAATGTTTCCTGCACATCTTCTGTTAAAAGACTCTGATATATAGTACTTCACGTCTAATTTTAACTCGAAAAATACAAGGAATCAACATCCAATTTCATTGACAATTAGCATTAACCTCACGGCTCATGCTCCTTCGTCCTGTTATTCCTTCTTTTTGGAACAAACTAAGCAGCATTAATTGATGAGTACATACCAGCTCAGTACAGCAGATAGATTACACATGGTAAAGAAGCTAGCAAATTTTCCTTTGTACTTTTCATACTAAAAATAACTAGTTTTAACTTATGAATCCAGAAACACGAAAAGATGTCGAAAAAGAAGGAGAATGTAACAGAACCTCAGAAATGGACTTCTCCAAAGTATGATCTGTATGGGGAATCCTATCGTATACTTCATCGAAAACAACTGACACCTTATACCAAATGAACAAATTCAGATCACAAAAAATGAGCatacagaagaaaaaaaataaggtaaAGTAACCTGTGAAGGAGATAAACCAGAAGGACATGATAAGAGCAGCTTGAATTCGTGACCTCCATCACAGCTGAGCTTCTCCTCCATTTTGTTTTCTCCGATTGAACACACAGAGAAACGCTCGATTGATCAAATTACAGTGAAATTGTAGGAGAAGATGAGTTAATGGGCCTCAGCCGGGTGTAGTTCGAGTTTTACCGGGCGAAGTGCCACAAGTAACTGTTTTTTGGACTTATTTAAATAATAGCCAATAATTATGAAGTTTTAAAGTTTAGCcacttcaaaatcaatttcataCATCTCtgtttaaagttttcaaattcaaaccttcaaaaattatcttttaactTATGAATAATCAATTAAGTGATAAGATTTATATTAAATGAACGTTCGTGAGAGCATTAGTtaggtatttgtataaaattaacatatagCAGTCGATGAACAAATGATTCGACTGGTGTTGACTCTTGGGTGGGTGCTTAAGGCTCTTTTGGTATTGTTAAATTTGAGTTTGAATCTCactattaacatgtatttttttatatttttgactcCGTCTCTTTCAAAGCATACAaccttaaaattttaaattcgcCATTGCAACGTTCTATTAATTTTCGATGTAATCTACCATTGGTTTATGTCAATGTACAAGTTCAAACATGTAAAAGGTTTGTAGATCAAAGTTTTtgagttatttaattattagaaGGTTACGTCAAAATATGGCACCGAATGCCGATCACAAATCGGATGGTGACATCGATAGTTAATGCTTTACAAACCCGTGCAATTTTCAATAATGTTCTCCCTAATGAGGTAATGTTCAAGAGTATCACAATGACCCTAAATATAGATAATTCACTCGATTAGATCAGAATTTTATAGGTTAAgcttaaagatattttattttgggtTAATATCAATTTATTCAAGTActgttatataattttttaaacccTCGAATATGTTCGAAAGATCTCGAAATGATCTTTCAGTTCGGGGGAGAATTCGCAAAATTTCGTTTCCATCGAGAATTGAATTGACCTTTAAATATAATCTTAAAAATTGATGAGCgcaaattaatatttaatttcaacCTGTTTTTAAGAGTTTTTATTTGCATATTctcatattaaatatatgaaatactatctacttagtatttatttatatcacagttataaattaaatattttgctCATCTGAAATCAAAATAACTCGAAAgaaattaaattgtattttttttttccatagaATACATGTTGAGTAAATCATCTTGTTTATTTGGTTGGTATGATATTTAGTGATTTTTCCACTTCGAAAGCAAGAAGTTACATTAACCAATATTTTGATGATTGAGAAATGTTAGTATCGATATTAAATGAAATTGACACAAGTAGTACTACTTAAGTATCTAACGTCTTAGTAAATGGAGAATGAGACTTCACAATCTTAGCTTCTTACATTGAAATTTGAAAGGTGtttgttttatcgaaaaatgaTTTCGAGAAGAGTTCGTTttattttaagggtattttcgACTTTAGANCGGAAAAATGCCATGAGAGAAAtgcaatttttcaaaaacatagcaatttaaacaatttaaacaacaaattacAAGTTAGTCAAACAGTTAGTCTTAGGGTTAGAATCCTCcgtccccagcggagtcgccatttctgttttatcgaaaaatgaTTTCGAGAAGAGTTCGTTttattttaagggtattttcgACTTTAgaagtcgccacttaatttttaagaaaaatcaagaaaactttgtttccaaaaacaacttaaacagaaaaaatcgttttggaaataatttaaggggttcgggattcctattagtgtcttaggaaggtgtaaggcacctaagacactccgctaacttacggttttccggcgattaacttatttgactatttttgttttaaccTTTGCAAATTGAAGTTTGAATTTTATCAGAATTTACTTAGCCAAATTCACAAGTTgaaatatttgttgtttatcttatatttttgCGAGTCCGTTTCGTAGCTTAACTTccttatgatttttatttaaacgaGTTTTACGAGTTTGAAACATTATTGCTTTAAGACTTAGTTTTAGCTTGATAAAAGAGTAGGGCGTTTCGAAGGGGATTTGGAGTTTTCTAATCCTAAACTAACGGAATTCAAGACAAAAGAACGTAAACAAGTAGTAAAGAGAGAGAGNNNNNNNNNNNNNNNNNNNNNNNNNNNNNNNNNNNNNNNNNNNNNNNNNNNNNNNNNNNNNNNNNNNNNNNNNNNNNNNNNNNNNNNNNNNNNNNNNNNNNNNNNNNNNNNNNNNNNNNNNNNNNNNNNNNNNNNNNNNNNNNNNNNNNNNNNNNNNNNNNNNNNNNNNNNNNNNNNNNNNNNNNNNNNNNNNNNNNNNNNNNNNNNNNNNNNNNNNNNNNNNNNNNNNNNNNNNNNNNNNNNNNNNNNNNNNNNNNNNNNNNNNNNNNNNNNNNNNNNNNNNNNNNNNNNNNNNNNNNNNNNNNNNNNNNNNNNNNNNNNNNNNNNNNNNNNNNNNNNNNNNNNNNNNNNNNNNNNNNNNNNNNNNNNNNNNNNNNNNNNNNNNNNNNNNNNNNNNNNNNNNNNNNNNNNNNNNNNNNNNNNNNNNNNNNNNNNNNNNNNNNNNNNNNNNNNNNNNNNNNNNNNNNNNNNNNNNNNNNNNNNNNNNNNNNNNNNNNNNNNNNNNNNNNNNNNNNNNNNNNNNNNNNNNNNNNNNNNNNNNNNNNNNNNNNNNNNNNNNNNNNNNNNNNNNNNNNNNNNNNNNNNNNNNNNNNNNNNNNNNNNNNNNNNNNNNNNNNNNNNNNNNNNNNNNNNNNNNNNNNNNNNNNNNNNNNNNNNNNNNNNNNNNNNNNNNNNNNNNNNNNNNNNNNNNNNNNNNNNNNNNNNNNNNNNNNNNNNNNNNNNNNNNNNNNNNNNNNNNNNNNNNNNNNNNNNNNNNNNNNNNNNNNNNNNNNNNNNNNNNNNNNNNNNNNNNNNNNNNNNNNNNNNNNNNNNNNNNNNNNNNNNNNNNNNNNNNNNNNNNNNNNNNNNNNNNNNNNNNNNNNNNNNNNNNNNNNNNNNNNNNNNNNNNNNNNNNNNNNNNNNNNNNNNNNNNNNNNNNNNNNNNNNNNNNNNNNNNNNNNNNNNNNNNNNNNNNNNNNNNNNNNNNNNNNNNNNNNNNNNNNNNNNNNNNNNNNNNNNNNNNNNNNNNNNNNNNNNNNNNNNNNNNNNNNNNNNNNNNNNNNNNNNNNNNNNNNNNNNNNNNNNNNNNNNNNNNNNNNNNNNNNNNNNNNNNNNNNNNNNNNNNNNNNNNNNNNNNNNNNNNNNNNNNNNNNNNNNNNNNNNNNNNNNNNNNNNNNNNNNNNNNNNNNNNNNNNNNNNNNNNNNNNNNNNNNNNNNNNNNNNNNNNNNNNNNNNNNNNNNNNNNNNNNNNNNNNNNNNNNNNNNNNNNNNNNNNNNNNNNNNNN is a genomic window containing:
- the LOC107002867 gene encoding nudix hydrolase 9 isoform X5, translated to MEEKLSCDGGHEFKLLLSCPSGLSPSQYGGYNFNVENDPKQQPHVSLHLGLTDYRTFVGTNLSPMWERFLVPSDDDCIQCQHTSSPLGNGAVVETSDRRILVLQRSNKVGEFPGYFVFPGGHPEPQEVGIISHEGFQELNQCHMINSKVSQEMFDSIVREVVEEIGTPADSLSSPIFIGISRRILNVRPTAFFFIKCDLRSDEIQQLYSSAQDGFESTQLYAVSMSDLENMASKMPGCHRGGYALYKLMVQGTSDSLSHPLLNENFVAS
- the LOC107002867 gene encoding nudix hydrolase 9 isoform X3 encodes the protein MEEKLSCDGGHEFKLLLSCPSGLSPSQIWDARVEQSSSLYNGTKFRYGGYNFNVENDPKQQPHVSLHLGLTDYRTFVGTNLSPMWERFLVPSDDDCIQCQHTSSPLGNGAVVETSDRRILVLQRSNKVGEFPGYFVFPGGHPEPQEVGIISHEGFQELNQCHMINSKVSQEMFDSIVREVVEEIGTPADSLSSPIFIGISRRILNVRPTAFFFIKCDLRSDEIQQLYSSAQDGFESTQLYAVSMSDLENMASKMPGCHRGGYALYKLMVQGTSDSLSHPLLNENFVAS
- the LOC107002867 gene encoding nudix hydrolase 9 isoform X2; amino-acid sequence: MEEKLSCDGGHEFKLLLSCPSGLSPSQVSVVFDEVYDRIPHTDHTLEKSISEYGGYNFNVENDPKQQPHVSLHLGLTDYRTFVGTNLSPMWERFLVPSDDDCIQCQHTSSPLGNGAVVETSDRRILVLQRSNKVGEFPGYFVFPGGHPEPQEVGIISHEGFQELNQCHMINSKVSQEMFDSIVREVVEEIGTPADSLSSPIFIGISRRILNVRPTAFFFIKCDLRSDEIQQLYSSAQDGFESTQLYAVSMSDLENMASKMPGCHRGGYALYKLMVQGTSDSLSHPLLNENFVAS
- the LOC107002867 gene encoding nudix hydrolase 9 isoform X1, which codes for MEEKLSCDGGHEFKLLLSCPSGLSPSQVSVVFDEVYDRIPHTDHTLEKSISEIWDARVEQSSSLYNGTKFRYGGYNFNVENDPKQQPHVSLHLGLTDYRTFVGTNLSPMWERFLVPSDDDCIQCQHTSSPLGNGAVVETSDRRILVLQRSNKVGEFPGYFVFPGGHPEPQEVGIISHEGFQELNQCHMINSKVSQEMFDSIVREVVEEIGTPADSLSSPIFIGISRRILNVRPTAFFFIKCDLRSDEIQQLYSSAQDGFESTQLYAVSMSDLENMASKMPGCHRGGYALYKLMVQGTSDSLSHPLLNENFVAS
- the LOC107002867 gene encoding nudix hydrolase 9 isoform X4, whose protein sequence is MEEKLSCDGGHEFKLLLSCPSGLSPSQVSVVFDEVYDRIPHTDHTLEKSISEIWDARVEQSSSLYNGTKFRYGGYNFNVENDPKQQPHVSLHLGLTDYRTFVGTNLSPMWERFLVPSDDDCIQCQHTSSPLGNGAVVETSDRRILVLQRSNKVGEFPGYFVFPGGHPEPQEVGIISHEGFQELNQCHMINSKVSQEMFDSIVREVVEEIGTPADSLEVKTLIGRKAASFVNSDTSNLFFSLIFSLLYYYLIPFLLLFFLGWGGGGVFDFFLVCNL